One window from the genome of Salvia splendens isolate huo1 chromosome 9, SspV2, whole genome shotgun sequence encodes:
- the LOC121747690 gene encoding uncharacterized protein LOC121747690, with the protein MLGGWRWGRLTPPGSVSDYSPSRMESQAAPRSLSLNLRRRSSQQPPRLQARIGPPTQSSNAFPLLPPPPRLVRRWIFQDICISTSDQIGGSIYSSGLVSIGIGAMPQTLEIGSDDIEPVGSQIPIQATDGTFQLRKRTWKCCTSWDKSHL; encoded by the exons ATGCTCGGTGGCTGGCGGTGGGGTCGGCTGACCCCACCTGGGTCCGTCAGTGATTATAGTCCGAGTAGAATGGAGAGTCAAGCCGCACCGAGAAGCCTCTCGCTAAACCTCCGCCGCCGTTCCTCTCAACAGCCACCGCGTCTTCAG gCCAGAATCGGTCCACCCACCCAGAGCTCAAATGCATTTCCActtctccccccccccccccgcttAGTCAGGAGGTGGATTTTCCAGGATATTTGCATCTCTACTTCTGACCAAATAGGTGGTAGCATTTACTCATCTGGCCTTGTTAGCATTGGAATTGGTGCTATGCCCCAGACACTGGAAATTGGCTCTGACGATATAGAACCTGTTGGATCCCAGATTCCCATACAAG CTACTGATGGAACCTTCCAGTTACGCAAAA GAACCTGGAAATGCTGCACATCCTGGGACAAAAGCCACTTATAA